One Panicum virgatum strain AP13 chromosome 3N, P.virgatum_v5, whole genome shotgun sequence DNA segment encodes these proteins:
- the LOC120664340 gene encoding NAC domain-containing protein 10-like isoform X3: MNRGHSGSMISSCGTSELTDEKNKDSQTSASRHCPSCGHSLECNPFDPSDQELIEHLESLVEEGGSRAHPLINDFIPTIQGDDGICYTHPENLPGVTRNGLSKHFFHRPSKAYTTGTRKRRRIQSERGSHGSEDVGEARWHKTGKTRPVIVGGRQKGCKKILVLYSSYGKQGKPKKTNWVMHQYHLGDQEEKDGELVVSKVFYQTQLRSTTVTVEHHTRDGDEKVAEASKAMQNVLPGFTADTTAVTVAMVPQRQQKRERQPDGHCSFAPAKMSHEVGVVGGKVAGDQGEKRDNHHAPLQHNVLSDLHAKPVPTMSFHVVGTPLNTVSTAISPEAQDRSVVLDSRFYYPAILRRNEKNQEQQQKVGRRSAELEGLIIACQSASTEAGASPESKEVQRPYHQHWPPDHSQDQHQLQCS; encoded by the exons ATGAACagggggcactcagggtctaTGATCAGCAGCTGCGGCACCTCCGAGCTCACCGACGAGAAGAACAAGGACAGCCAGACCTCGGCTTCCCGGCACTGCCCAAGCTGTGGACACAGCCTCGAGTGCAATCCG TTTGATCCGTCAGATCAGGAGCTGATAGAGCACCTTGAGTCCTTGGTGGAGGAAGGAGGCTCTAGAGCTCACCCTCTCATAAATGACTTTATACCCACCATACAAGGAGATGATGGCATTTGCTACACTCATCCTGAGAATCTCCCAG GTGTGACAAGAAATGGCCTCAGTAAGCACTTCTTCCACAGGCCATCCAAAGCCTATACCACTGGCACAAGGAAGAGGAGAAGGATTCAGTCAGAGCGTGGATCGCATGGCAGTGAAGATGTTGGCGAGGCGCGGTGGCACAAGACTGGCAAGACGCGTCCGGTGATCGTAGGAGGGCGGCAGAAGGGGTGCAAGAAGATCCTGGTGTTGTACAGTAGCTATGGAAAACAAGGGAAACCGAAGAAGACCAACTGGGTGATGCACCAGTACCACCTCGGGGACCAGGAGGAGAAGGACGGAGAACTGGTCGTGTCCAAGGTCTTCTACCAGACGCAGCTGCGTTCTACCACGGTAACGGTGGAACATCACACGAGGGATGGTGATGAAAAGGTGGCAGAGGCGTCGAAGGCAATGCAGAATGTGCTCCCTGGCTTTACGGCTGATACCACAGCAGTGACTGTCGCCATGGTGCCACAGCGGCAGCAGAAACGGGAGAGGCAGCCTGATGGCCATTGCAGCTTTGCTCCTGCAAAGATGTCTCATGAG GTTGGTGTAGTAGGCGGTAAGGTAgcaggtgatcaaggagaaaagCGTGACAACCACCACGCACCATTACAACATAATGTCTTATCAGATCTGCATGCAAAACCAGTACCCACCATGTCTTTCCATGTCGTCGGTACACCATTAAACACAGTTTCAACAGCAATATCACCTGAAGCGCAAGACAGGTCAGTCGTCCTGGACAGTAGGTTCTATTATCCAGCAATCCTTCGCCGAAATGAAAAGAACCAG gagcagcagcagaaggTTGGGCGCAGATCTGCTGAATTGGAAGGATTGATAATTGCCTGCCAATCAGCGAGCACAGAAGCA GGAGCATCACCTGAGTCCAAGGAGGTACAACGGCCTTATCACCAACACTGGCCTCCTGATCACAGCCAAGATCAACATCAATTACAATGTAGCTAG
- the LOC120664341 gene encoding probable tRNA N6-adenosine threonylcarbamoyltransferase: MSSAPSPASRRPLGPLALGLESSANKIGIGVVSLSGEILSNPRHTYVTPPGHGFLPRETAQHHLVHLLPLLRAALADAGVAPADLACVCYTKGPGMGGPLQVAAAAARALSLLWRKPLVAVNHCVAHIEMGRAVTGAVDPVVLYVSGGNTQVIAYSEGRYRIFGETIDIAVGNCLDRFARVLELSNDPNPGYNIEQLAKKGEKFIDLPYVVKGMDVSFSGILSFIEAAAIEKLKNNECTPADLCYSLQETVFAMLVEITERAMAHCDSKDVLIVGGVGCNERLQEMMRIMCSERGGRLFATDDRYCIDNGAMIAYTGLLAYAHGVTTPLEESTFTQRFRTDEVQAIWREKEMPVLSNIHADAMAEVSKDEASMPTPIIVDS, translated from the exons atgtcCTCGGcgccgtctccggcgagccgccggcccCTGGGCCCGCTGGCGCTGGGGCTGGAGTCCTCGGCCAACAAGatcggcatcggcgtggtctcCCTCTCTGGCGAGATCCTCTCCAACCCGCGCCACACCTACGTGACCCCGCCGGGCCACGGCTTCCTTCCCCGCGAGACCGCGCAGCACCACCTGGTGCacctcctcccgctcctccgcgccgcgctcgccgacgccggcgtcgcCCCCGCCGACCTCGCCTGCGTCTGCTACACTAAAGGCCCCGGCATGGGCGGCCCGCTCCaggtggccgccgcggccgcccgcgcgctcTCCCTCCTCTGGAGGAAGCCGCTCGTGGCGGTCAACCACTGCGTCGCGCACATCGAGATGGGGCGCGCGGTCACGGGGGCCGTGGACCCCGTCGTGCTCTACGTCTCCGGGGGGAACACGCAGGTCATCGCCTACAGCGAAGGGAGGTACAGGATCTTCGGAGAGACTATCGATATCGCAGTTGGGAACTGCCTCGACCGCTTTGCCAGGGTCCTTGAGCTCTCCAATGACCCTAACCCAGGGTATAACATCGAGCAG CTTGCAAAGAAGGGGGAAAAATTCATTGATCTCCCATATGTTGTAAAGGGTATGGATGTGTCATTTAGTGGCATATTGAGCTTTATTGAAGCTGCAGCGATCGAAAAGCTTAAAAATAATGAGTGCACACCAGCGGACCTATGCTACTCACTGCAG GAAACTGTCTTTGCCATGCTTGTTGAAATTACTGAACGTGCCATGGCACATTGTGATTCAAAGGACGTTCTTATTGTTGGTGGTGTTGGTTGCAATGAACGTTTACAAGAGATGATGAGGATTATGTGCTCAGAAAGAGGGGGTAGGCTGTTCGCAACTGATGACCGCTATTGTATAGACAATGGGGCAATGATTGCATACACTGGTTTACTGGCGTATGCACATGGTGTGACCACTCCCCTGGAGGAGTCAACATTTACACAAAGATTCCGAACTGATGAGGTCCAAGCGATTTGGAGGGAGAAGGAGATGCCTGTGTTGAGTAATATCCATGCAGATGCAATGGCTGAAGTATCCAAGGATGAAGCCTCTATGCCAACTCCAATCATTGTAGATTCCTGA
- the LOC120664343 gene encoding phosphoribosylformylglycinamidine cyclo-ligase, chloroplastic/mitochondrial-like: MTTSRVLHFLRGPATSPAPADHQGPRQHLRFPPAGEGMRRVSVACSSSTTGEGEGMTYKGAGVDIDAGTELVRRIRKMAPGIGGFGGLYPFGDHFLVAGTDGVGTKLKLAFETGIHDTIGIDLVAMSVNDIVTSGAEPMFFLDYYSTSKLDVDLAEKVIKGIVDGCKQSDCVLLGGETAEMPDFYAEGEYDLSGFAVGKVKNDKVIDGKNIVKGDVLIGLPSSGVHSNGFSLARRVLEKSGLSLSDQLPRNDDITTTVGEALMAPTVIYVKQVLEIISKGGVKGLAHITGGGFTDNIPRVFPSGLGAKIFTGSWEVPPVFKWLQQVGNIDDAEMRRTFNMGIGMVLVVSRESADRIIEDTHGSNPAYRIGEVIEGEGVHYV, from the exons ATGACCACCTCCCGCGTCCTCCACTTCCTCCGTGGCCCGGCGACCTCCCCCGCCCCCGCGGACCACCAGGGCCCTCGCCAGCACCTCCGCTTCCCGCCGGCTGGCGAGGGGATGCGCCGCGTCTCCGtggcctgctcctcctccaccaccggtgAGGGCGAGGGCATGACGTACAAAGGCGCCGGCGTGGACATCGACGCCGGCACCGAGCTCGTGCGCCGCATCCGCAAGATGGCGCCCGGGATTGGCGGCTTCGGCGGCCTCTACCCCTTCG GAGATCACTTCCTTGTTGCTGGCACTGATGGTGTAGGGACAAAGCTGAAACTTGCCTTTGAAACCGGTATTCATGATACAATTGGAATTGACCTG GTGGCTATGAGTGTCAATGACATTGTAACTTCAGGTGCAGAACCAATGTTCTTCCTAGATTACTATTCTACCAGCAAGCTTGATGTCGACCTTGCAGAGAAG GTTATCAAGGGGATTGTGGATGGGTGCAAACAATCAGATTGTGTTCTCCTAGGAGGGGAG ACAGCAGAGATGCCTGATTTCTATGCGGAGGGTGAATATGATCTGAGTGGTTTCGCTGTGGGTAAAGTGAAGAACGATAAGGTCATTGATGGAAAAAACATTGTTAAGGGAGATGTCCTTATAGGTCTTCCTTCCAGTGGGGTTCATTCTAATGGGTTCTCTCTTGCTAGAAG AGTACTGGAGAAAAGCGGACTTTCATTGAGTGACCAACTCCCAAGAAATGATGACATAACAACTACTGTTGGTGAAGCCCTTATGGCACCAACTGTCATCTATGTTAAGCAG GTACTCGAGATCATTAGCAAGGGTGGTGTAAAAGGACTAGCCCACATTACTGGTGGTGGATTTACAGACAATATTCCGAGAGTGTTTCCTTCTGGTCTTGGGGCAAAAATTTTTACTGGATCATGGGAAGTGCCACCTGTCTTCAAGTGGCTTCAACAG GTTGGAAACATTGATGATGCAGAGATGCGGCGGACATTCAATATGGGCATCGGAATGGTTCTTGTGGTAAGCAGAGAGTCAGCAGACAGAATTATTGAAGACACCCATGGATCAAATCCTGCTTATCGCATTGGAGAGGTGATAGAGGGCGAGGGGGTTCACTATGTCTGA
- the LOC120664340 gene encoding NAC domain-containing protein 73-like isoform X4, translated as MNRGHSGSMISSCGTSELTDEKNKDSQTSASRHCPSCGHSLECNPDMIGLPAGVKFDPSDQELIEHLESLVEEGGSRAHPLINDFIPTIQGDDGICYTHPENLPGVTRNGLSKHFFHRPSKAYTTGTRKRRRIQSERGSHGSEDVGEARWHKTGKTRPVIVGGRQKGCKKILVLYSSYGKQGKPKKTNWVMHQYHLGDQEEKDGELVVSKVFYQTQLRSTTVTVEHHTRDGDEKVAEASKAMQNVLPGFTADTTAVTVAMVPQRQQKRERQPDGHCSFAPAKMSHEVGVVGGKVAGDQGEKRDNHHAPLQHNVLSDLHAKPVPTMSFHVVGTPLNTVSTAISPEAQDRSSSRRLGADLLNWKD; from the exons ATGAACagggggcactcagggtctaTGATCAGCAGCTGCGGCACCTCCGAGCTCACCGACGAGAAGAACAAGGACAGCCAGACCTCGGCTTCCCGGCACTGCCCAAGCTGTGGACACAGCCTCGAGTGCAATCCG GATATGATTGGTCTTCCCGCTGGTGTCAAGTTTGATCCGTCAGATCAGGAGCTGATAGAGCACCTTGAGTCCTTGGTGGAGGAAGGAGGCTCTAGAGCTCACCCTCTCATAAATGACTTTATACCCACCATACAAGGAGATGATGGCATTTGCTACACTCATCCTGAGAATCTCCCAG GTGTGACAAGAAATGGCCTCAGTAAGCACTTCTTCCACAGGCCATCCAAAGCCTATACCACTGGCACAAGGAAGAGGAGAAGGATTCAGTCAGAGCGTGGATCGCATGGCAGTGAAGATGTTGGCGAGGCGCGGTGGCACAAGACTGGCAAGACGCGTCCGGTGATCGTAGGAGGGCGGCAGAAGGGGTGCAAGAAGATCCTGGTGTTGTACAGTAGCTATGGAAAACAAGGGAAACCGAAGAAGACCAACTGGGTGATGCACCAGTACCACCTCGGGGACCAGGAGGAGAAGGACGGAGAACTGGTCGTGTCCAAGGTCTTCTACCAGACGCAGCTGCGTTCTACCACGGTAACGGTGGAACATCACACGAGGGATGGTGATGAAAAGGTGGCAGAGGCGTCGAAGGCAATGCAGAATGTGCTCCCTGGCTTTACGGCTGATACCACAGCAGTGACTGTCGCCATGGTGCCACAGCGGCAGCAGAAACGGGAGAGGCAGCCTGATGGCCATTGCAGCTTTGCTCCTGCAAAGATGTCTCATGAG GTTGGTGTAGTAGGCGGTAAGGTAgcaggtgatcaaggagaaaagCGTGACAACCACCACGCACCATTACAACATAATGTCTTATCAGATCTGCATGCAAAACCAGTACCCACCATGTCTTTCCATGTCGTCGGTACACCATTAAACACAGTTTCAACAGCAATATCACCTGAAGCGCAAGACAG gagcagcagcagaaggTTGGGCGCAGATCTGCTGAATTGGAAGGATTGA
- the LOC120664340 gene encoding NAC domain-containing protein 10-like isoform X2, which translates to MNRGHSGSMISSCGTSELTDEKNKDSQTSASRHCPSCGHSLECNPDMIGLPAGVKFDPSDQELIEHLESLVEEGGSRAHPLINDFIPTIQGDDGICYTHPENLPGVTRNGLSKHFFHRPSKAYTTGTRKRRRIQSERGSHGSEDVGEARWHKTGKTRPVIVGGRQKGCKKILVLYSSYGKQGKPKKTNWVMHQYHLGDQEEKDGELVVSKVFYQTQLRSTTVTVEHHTRDGDEKVAEASKAMQNVLPGFTADTTAVTVAMVPQRQQKRERQPDGHCSFAPAKMSHEVGVVGGKVAGDQGEKRDNHHAPLQHNVLSDLHAKPVPTMSFHVVGTPLNTVSTAISPEAQDRSVVLDSRFYYPAILRRNEKNQQQKVGRRSAELEGLIIACQSASTEAGASPESKEVQRPYHQHWPPDHSQDQHQLQCS; encoded by the exons ATGAACagggggcactcagggtctaTGATCAGCAGCTGCGGCACCTCCGAGCTCACCGACGAGAAGAACAAGGACAGCCAGACCTCGGCTTCCCGGCACTGCCCAAGCTGTGGACACAGCCTCGAGTGCAATCCG GATATGATTGGTCTTCCCGCTGGTGTCAAGTTTGATCCGTCAGATCAGGAGCTGATAGAGCACCTTGAGTCCTTGGTGGAGGAAGGAGGCTCTAGAGCTCACCCTCTCATAAATGACTTTATACCCACCATACAAGGAGATGATGGCATTTGCTACACTCATCCTGAGAATCTCCCAG GTGTGACAAGAAATGGCCTCAGTAAGCACTTCTTCCACAGGCCATCCAAAGCCTATACCACTGGCACAAGGAAGAGGAGAAGGATTCAGTCAGAGCGTGGATCGCATGGCAGTGAAGATGTTGGCGAGGCGCGGTGGCACAAGACTGGCAAGACGCGTCCGGTGATCGTAGGAGGGCGGCAGAAGGGGTGCAAGAAGATCCTGGTGTTGTACAGTAGCTATGGAAAACAAGGGAAACCGAAGAAGACCAACTGGGTGATGCACCAGTACCACCTCGGGGACCAGGAGGAGAAGGACGGAGAACTGGTCGTGTCCAAGGTCTTCTACCAGACGCAGCTGCGTTCTACCACGGTAACGGTGGAACATCACACGAGGGATGGTGATGAAAAGGTGGCAGAGGCGTCGAAGGCAATGCAGAATGTGCTCCCTGGCTTTACGGCTGATACCACAGCAGTGACTGTCGCCATGGTGCCACAGCGGCAGCAGAAACGGGAGAGGCAGCCTGATGGCCATTGCAGCTTTGCTCCTGCAAAGATGTCTCATGAG GTTGGTGTAGTAGGCGGTAAGGTAgcaggtgatcaaggagaaaagCGTGACAACCACCACGCACCATTACAACATAATGTCTTATCAGATCTGCATGCAAAACCAGTACCCACCATGTCTTTCCATGTCGTCGGTACACCATTAAACACAGTTTCAACAGCAATATCACCTGAAGCGCAAGACAGGTCAGTCGTCCTGGACAGTAGGTTCTATTATCCAGCAATCCTTCGCCGAAATGAAAAGAACCAG cagcagaaggTTGGGCGCAGATCTGCTGAATTGGAAGGATTGATAATTGCCTGCCAATCAGCGAGCACAGAAGCA GGAGCATCACCTGAGTCCAAGGAGGTACAACGGCCTTATCACCAACACTGGCCTCCTGATCACAGCCAAGATCAACATCAATTACAATGTAGCTAG
- the LOC120664340 gene encoding NAC domain-containing protein 10-like isoform X1, which yields MNRGHSGSMISSCGTSELTDEKNKDSQTSASRHCPSCGHSLECNPDMIGLPAGVKFDPSDQELIEHLESLVEEGGSRAHPLINDFIPTIQGDDGICYTHPENLPGVTRNGLSKHFFHRPSKAYTTGTRKRRRIQSERGSHGSEDVGEARWHKTGKTRPVIVGGRQKGCKKILVLYSSYGKQGKPKKTNWVMHQYHLGDQEEKDGELVVSKVFYQTQLRSTTVTVEHHTRDGDEKVAEASKAMQNVLPGFTADTTAVTVAMVPQRQQKRERQPDGHCSFAPAKMSHEVGVVGGKVAGDQGEKRDNHHAPLQHNVLSDLHAKPVPTMSFHVVGTPLNTVSTAISPEAQDRSVVLDSRFYYPAILRRNEKNQEQQQKVGRRSAELEGLIIACQSASTEAGASPESKEVQRPYHQHWPPDHSQDQHQLQCS from the exons ATGAACagggggcactcagggtctaTGATCAGCAGCTGCGGCACCTCCGAGCTCACCGACGAGAAGAACAAGGACAGCCAGACCTCGGCTTCCCGGCACTGCCCAAGCTGTGGACACAGCCTCGAGTGCAATCCG GATATGATTGGTCTTCCCGCTGGTGTCAAGTTTGATCCGTCAGATCAGGAGCTGATAGAGCACCTTGAGTCCTTGGTGGAGGAAGGAGGCTCTAGAGCTCACCCTCTCATAAATGACTTTATACCCACCATACAAGGAGATGATGGCATTTGCTACACTCATCCTGAGAATCTCCCAG GTGTGACAAGAAATGGCCTCAGTAAGCACTTCTTCCACAGGCCATCCAAAGCCTATACCACTGGCACAAGGAAGAGGAGAAGGATTCAGTCAGAGCGTGGATCGCATGGCAGTGAAGATGTTGGCGAGGCGCGGTGGCACAAGACTGGCAAGACGCGTCCGGTGATCGTAGGAGGGCGGCAGAAGGGGTGCAAGAAGATCCTGGTGTTGTACAGTAGCTATGGAAAACAAGGGAAACCGAAGAAGACCAACTGGGTGATGCACCAGTACCACCTCGGGGACCAGGAGGAGAAGGACGGAGAACTGGTCGTGTCCAAGGTCTTCTACCAGACGCAGCTGCGTTCTACCACGGTAACGGTGGAACATCACACGAGGGATGGTGATGAAAAGGTGGCAGAGGCGTCGAAGGCAATGCAGAATGTGCTCCCTGGCTTTACGGCTGATACCACAGCAGTGACTGTCGCCATGGTGCCACAGCGGCAGCAGAAACGGGAGAGGCAGCCTGATGGCCATTGCAGCTTTGCTCCTGCAAAGATGTCTCATGAG GTTGGTGTAGTAGGCGGTAAGGTAgcaggtgatcaaggagaaaagCGTGACAACCACCACGCACCATTACAACATAATGTCTTATCAGATCTGCATGCAAAACCAGTACCCACCATGTCTTTCCATGTCGTCGGTACACCATTAAACACAGTTTCAACAGCAATATCACCTGAAGCGCAAGACAGGTCAGTCGTCCTGGACAGTAGGTTCTATTATCCAGCAATCCTTCGCCGAAATGAAAAGAACCAG gagcagcagcagaaggTTGGGCGCAGATCTGCTGAATTGGAAGGATTGATAATTGCCTGCCAATCAGCGAGCACAGAAGCA GGAGCATCACCTGAGTCCAAGGAGGTACAACGGCCTTATCACCAACACTGGCCTCCTGATCACAGCCAAGATCAACATCAATTACAATGTAGCTAG
- the LOC120664342 gene encoding ATP-dependent 6-phosphofructokinase 6-like: METATVVVAPAPVAIAPTPQRKLMELKSSFAPAAKSSPARKPKQQAKKKLAGGSGGYVLEDVPHLTDYLPELKSYPNPLQDHPAYSVVKQYFVNPDDTVAKKIVVHKSSARGTHFRRAGPRQRVYFQPGEVTAAIVTCGGLCPGLNTVIRELVCGLHDMYGVTRVLGIEGGYKGFYARNTVELTPRSVNDIHKRGGTVLGTSRGGQDTAKIVDSIQDRGIDQVYIIGGDGTQKGAASIHEEVQRRGLKCAVVGVPKTIDNDIAVIDKSFGFDTAVEEAQRAINAAHVEAESAENGVGVVKLMGRNSGFIAMYATLASRDVDCCLIPESPFYLEGKGGLLEFVENRLRDNGHMVIVVAEGAGQDLIARSMHLADTHDASGNKVLLDVGLWLSQKIKEHFKRKPSFPITLKYIDPTYMIRAVPSNASDNVYCTLLAHSALHGAMAGYTGFTVAPVNGRHAYIPFYRITERQNKVVITDRMWARVLCSTNQPCFLTHEDVEGAAGQEEEEPHLPLVEGENALVVRSPSMCNGNGNGHLCSGAA; this comes from the exons ATGGAGACCGCCACCGTCGTCGTCGCGCCGGCTCCGGTGGCTATCGCGCCCACGCCGCAGCGCAAGCTTATGGAATTGAAGTCTTCCTTTGCCCCCGCGGCGaagtcgtcgccggcgaggaagccCAAGCAGCAGGCCAAGAagaagctcgccggcggcagcggcgggtacGTCCTCGAGGACGTCCCGCACCTCACCGACTACCTCCCGGAGCTCAAG AGCTACCCGAACCCCCTGCAAGACCACCCTGCCTACTCTGTTGTCAA GCAGTACTTCGTTAACCCGGACGACACGGTGGCGAAGAAGATCGTGGTGCACAAGAGCAGCGCGCGGGGGACGCACTTCCGGCGCGCCGGCCCGCGGCAGCGCGTCTACTTCCAGCCGGGCGAGGTGACTGCGGCGATCGTCACCTGCGGCGGGCTCTGCCCGGGGCTCAACACGGTCATCCGCGAGCTCGTCTGCGGCCTCCACGACATGTACGGCGTGACCCGCGTGCTGGGCATCGAGGGCGGCTACAAGGGCTTCTACGCGCGCAACACCGTGGAGCTGACGCCGCGCTCCGTGAACGACATCCACAAGCGCGGCGGCACGGTGCTGGGCACCTCCCGCGGCGGGCAGGACACGGCCAAGATCGTGGACAGCATCCAGGACCGCGGCATCGACCAGGTGTACAtcatcggcggcgacggcacgcAGAAGGGCGCGGCGTCGATCCACGAGGAGGTGCAGCGGCGCGGGCTCAAGTGCGCGGTGGTGGGCGTGCCCAAGACCATCGACAACGACATCGCCGTGATCGACAAGTCGTTCGGGTTCGACACCGCCGTCGAGGAGGCGCAGCGCGCCATCAACGCGGCGCACGTCGAGGCCGAGAGCGCCGAGaacggcgtcggcgtcgtcaaGCTCATGGGCCGGAACAGCGGCTTCATCGCCATGTACGCCACGCTCGCCAGCCGCGACGTCGACTGCTGCCTCATCCCGGAGTCGCCCTTCTACCTCGAGGGCAAGGGCGGCCTGCTCGAGTTCGTCGAGAATCGCCTCCGCGACAACGGGCACATGGTGATCGTGGTGGCCGAGGGCGCCGGGCAGGACCTGATCGCCCGGAGCATGCACCTGGCCGACACCCACGACGCCTCCGGCAACAAGGTGCTCCTCGACGTCGGCCTCTGGCTGTCCCAGAAGATCAAGGAGCACTTCAAGAGGAAGCCCAGCTTCCCCATCACGCTCAAGTACATCGACCCGACCTACATGATCCGCGCCGTGCCGTCCAACGCCTCCGACAACGTCTACTGCACGCTGCTGGCGCACAGCGCCCTCCacggcgccatggccggctACACCGGCTTCACCGTCGCGCCGGTGAACGGCAGGCACGCCTACATCCCCTTCTAC AGGATCACCGAGAGGCAGAACAAGGTGGTGATCACGGACCGGATGTGGGCGCGGGTGCTGTGCTCGACGAACCAGCCGTGCTTCCTGACGCACGAGGACGtggagggggcggcggggcaggaggaggaggagccgcacCTGCCGCTCGTCGAGGGAGAGAACGCGCTGGTGGTCAGGAGCCCGTCGATGTGCAACGGCAACGGCAACGGCCACCTCTGCAGTGGCGCCGCCTGA